A genome region from Hymenobacter tibetensis includes the following:
- a CDS encoding ABC transporter permease, whose translation MAGAVISGQPTAAAVARPPGYYVRQRLLQNRPAMAGLGFIVLCTLVALLGYWVLPDKSSNANNSLVQLQKEPPGFQATILRLPLAEAAQSASADNLFGTWLNGRAARYQEIPINSYRFEGDSVFTQPYRNHSALAEQPQRYALTQLAGRTGTRAELRQLVEEERIIHRAYWLGTDKAGRDELSRLLLGTRISLGIGLVAVLISLVLGMAVGAVAGYVGGWLDSLLLGVMTVVWSIPGIMLVIAISLALDSKGVWTSFVAVGLTMWVDVARVVRGQMLSLREKTFVEVGRVLGLPQSRLIARHLLPNMTGPLIVIATSNFAAAILLEAGLSFLGLGVQPPAPSWGLMVNEGFQLLGTEAGLWLTVLPGLAISLLVLSFNLLGNGLRDAYDPKTPLG comes from the coding sequence GTGGCCGGAGCCGTAATATCGGGGCAGCCAACTGCGGCGGCGGTGGCCCGGCCGCCCGGCTACTATGTGCGCCAACGCTTGCTCCAAAACCGGCCGGCCATGGCTGGGCTGGGCTTTATTGTGTTGTGCACGCTGGTAGCCCTGTTGGGTTATTGGGTGCTGCCCGACAAGTCATCCAACGCCAACAACAGCTTAGTGCAGCTGCAAAAAGAGCCGCCTGGCTTCCAAGCAACCATTCTGCGTTTGCCGCTGGCCGAGGCCGCTCAGTCAGCGTCAGCCGACAACCTATTTGGTACTTGGTTGAATGGCCGAGCAGCCCGCTACCAGGAAATTCCAATCAACAGCTACCGGTTTGAAGGGGATTCGGTGTTCACGCAGCCTTACCGCAACCATTCAGCATTGGCCGAGCAGCCGCAGCGCTACGCACTAACCCAACTAGCAGGGCGCACAGGCACGCGTGCCGAGCTGCGCCAACTAGTGGAAGAAGAGCGAATTATCCACCGCGCCTATTGGCTTGGCACCGATAAAGCCGGCCGCGACGAGCTAAGCCGTTTGTTGCTAGGAACGCGCATTTCGCTGGGCATTGGGCTAGTAGCCGTCCTGATTTCGTTGGTGCTGGGTATGGCAGTGGGGGCCGTGGCGGGCTACGTAGGCGGCTGGCTGGATAGCCTGCTATTGGGGGTAATGACGGTGGTGTGGAGCATACCGGGCATCATGCTCGTTATTGCTATTTCTCTGGCCCTCGACTCAAAAGGCGTTTGGACCTCCTTTGTGGCCGTGGGCCTGACAATGTGGGTGGACGTGGCCCGCGTGGTGCGAGGCCAAATGCTGAGCTTGCGCGAGAAGACCTTTGTAGAAGTTGGCCGCGTGCTAGGGCTGCCCCAAAGCCGCCTGATTGCGCGTCATCTGCTGCCTAACATGACTGGGCCGCTTATTGTCATTGCAACTAGTAATTTTGCAGCCGCTATTCTGCTCGAAGCAGGACTGAGCTTTCTGGGGCTGGGAGTGCAGCCACCAGCGCCGTCGTGGGGACTCATGGTGAATGAAGGATTTCAACTGCTAGGTACCGAAGCCGGCTTGTGGCTTACAGTATTACCAGGCTTAGCTATCAGCCTGCTGGTGCTTAGCTTCAACTTGCTCGGCAATGGCCTACGCGACGCCTACGACCCCAAAACGCCATTAGGCTGA
- a CDS encoding PP2C family protein-serine/threonine phosphatase: protein MSNAFPITAEKRLFLKDRELGALLEITQAINQDLGEGALYKIFQFTLLGQLNIRRLVLYVKEEGQWQCVVSFGAQLPDYRRIALPAIITENCTSVPAPVASLPLNESWQLLETIIPVVRNDEVVAYVFIGNMHEDYASGEATKFLETLSNILLGAIENRRLGRQRIAAAAMRKEIEIAQEVQTMLFPRTLPNDAHVAVAASYVPHTAVGGDYYDVVPLDENRFLFCIADVSGKGVAASLLMSNFQAGLRTLLRQQADLATVANELNNLIFRNAGGDKFITVFFGLYDRTTRRLQYVNAGHNDPLLVSDQDSVILLKEGTIMLGVMDELPMLNVGEVEVPPRTLLLTYTDGLTEVFDANSTEFGEEGVLRVLRQNRYLPLPHLHNELLRQIEEYNVTGSHFADDITILSCRFK from the coding sequence ATGTCTAATGCCTTCCCTATAACTGCTGAAAAACGGCTCTTCCTAAAGGACCGGGAATTGGGGGCGCTGCTGGAAATCACGCAGGCCATCAACCAGGACCTTGGAGAAGGAGCGCTCTACAAGATATTTCAGTTTACGCTACTTGGCCAGCTCAATATCCGGCGGCTGGTACTGTATGTGAAAGAAGAAGGGCAATGGCAGTGTGTGGTATCGTTTGGCGCTCAACTACCCGACTACCGGCGCATTGCGCTACCCGCCATCATCACCGAGAACTGCACGAGTGTACCCGCACCGGTTGCCTCTTTGCCGCTGAACGAGAGCTGGCAACTGCTGGAAACCATCATTCCGGTGGTGCGCAACGACGAAGTGGTAGCGTACGTGTTCATCGGGAACATGCACGAAGATTACGCCAGCGGCGAAGCCACCAAGTTTCTTGAAACCCTCAGTAATATTCTGCTCGGGGCCATTGAGAACCGCCGCTTAGGGCGGCAGCGGATAGCCGCGGCGGCTATGCGTAAGGAAATCGAAATTGCGCAGGAAGTACAGACCATGCTGTTCCCACGCACGTTGCCCAACGACGCGCACGTGGCCGTGGCTGCTTCCTACGTGCCCCATACTGCTGTCGGCGGCGACTACTACGACGTGGTTCCGTTAGATGAGAATCGGTTTCTCTTTTGCATTGCCGACGTGTCGGGCAAGGGCGTGGCGGCTTCCTTGCTGATGTCGAACTTTCAGGCGGGGTTGCGGACGCTGTTGCGCCAACAAGCAGACTTGGCCACGGTAGCCAACGAACTCAACAACCTGATTTTCCGCAACGCCGGGGGCGACAAGTTCATCACTGTCTTTTTCGGCCTCTACGACCGGACCACGCGCCGCCTGCAATACGTGAATGCCGGCCACAACGACCCGTTGCTGGTATCCGACCAAGATTCGGTGATCTTGCTGAAAGAAGGCACCATCATGCTGGGTGTAATGGATGAGCTGCCCATGCTGAACGTAGGGGAAGTGGAAGTGCCCCCGCGGACGCTGCTGCTCACCTACACCGACGGCCTAACGGAAGTGTTCGACGCCAACAGCACCGAGTTTGGGGAGGAGGGCGTGTTGCGCGTGCTTCGGCAAAACCGGTACTTGCCCCTACCACACTTGCACAACGAATTGCTCCGGCAAATAGAGGAGTACAATGTAACAGGTAGTCATTTCGCCGACGACATCACCATTCTGAGCTGCCGCTTCAAGTAG
- a CDS encoding class I SAM-dependent methyltransferase — translation MTVNEFFDLLLAELRSNQQLTSYYKFLENPASFEFRKSYVTQRLHYILDHLPDKNAAILDCGCGYGTTAIFLALNGYKVHGTTLEFYFTHIPERLRYWSQFGDVSGFTYSYENLFDSPPAPASYDHIIIQDTLHHLEPLQDALRIFHQALRPAGNLIIVEENGGNVVQNLKLYLRRGNKRIIEIYDEQLQKNILLGNENIRNLATWRSELAKQNLYIYPNDVQYIRLFPPFMFKNGNSQELMAREGKLWRNNSLLKENLFFGLNFVVGKTPTGKVA, via the coding sequence ATGACGGTTAATGAATTTTTTGATCTTTTGCTGGCTGAGTTACGAAGCAACCAGCAATTAACCAGCTACTATAAGTTTCTAGAGAATCCCGCGAGTTTCGAGTTTCGCAAATCCTACGTTACCCAGCGCCTTCACTACATTCTGGATCATTTGCCCGACAAGAATGCCGCAATTCTGGACTGCGGCTGTGGCTATGGTACCACCGCTATTTTTCTGGCGCTGAACGGCTACAAAGTGCACGGCACTACGCTGGAATTTTACTTCACGCATATTCCGGAGCGCCTGCGCTACTGGTCGCAGTTTGGCGACGTTTCAGGTTTCACCTACAGCTACGAAAACCTGTTCGATTCGCCGCCCGCTCCCGCCTCCTACGACCACATTATCATTCAGGACACCCTGCATCACCTGGAGCCGCTACAAGACGCGCTTCGCATCTTTCATCAGGCATTGCGCCCGGCCGGCAACCTCATTATTGTAGAGGAAAACGGGGGCAACGTGGTGCAAAACTTGAAGCTGTACCTGCGGCGAGGCAACAAGCGCATCATCGAAATCTATGATGAACAGCTTCAAAAGAACATTCTGCTGGGTAATGAGAACATCCGTAACCTGGCAACTTGGCGGAGCGAACTAGCCAAGCAAAACCTGTATATCTACCCCAACGATGTGCAGTATATCCGTCTGTTCCCGCCCTTCATGTTCAAGAATGGCAATTCCCAGGAGCTGATGGCCCGCGAAGGCAAGCTGTGGCGCAACAACTCATTGTTGAAAGAAAATCTGTTTTTCGGCCTCAACTTCGTGGTAGGCAAGACTCCTACTGGCAAAGTGGCCTAA
- a CDS encoding O-antigen ligase family protein: MNFFAQLRPQNTDQRLFMAFVAVVLVAGVGVAASDSLSWLALPAAILGIAVLLIDWRWVFYMLLGTLAFSYEVQLPGGLSMDVPSEPLMLLMLLCFVVNVLLGRSNVPRQLWRHPIVVLMGLSLLWSMVSTGASVNTLKSIKYLLAKTWYIVPFVFVTLDLARSPRTIWRMVAFYAAGVSVTVVYTMIRHAPLGFTFDTINTAIKPFYHNHVLYAATAALLAPYALFAARSATSQRSRRLWHVAFFLAVAGVSVSYTRASVLALVVAVPYFWVIRWRLTRLALIGSTIATLLGANYFVTGNTYMLYAPDFEKTIFYGDNFQKHLEATYNLEDLSGMERVYRWVAAAHMIVEKPILGSGPSTFYPEYKRYTVTSFRTYVSGNPEKSTTHNYFLLQLAEQGIPGFLLFITLVFTTLLLIERLYHRSRSEEHRNLVMAAGLAFVVIVFHLLLNELIEVDKIGSFYYFSLAVLMRVQAWQDEEESQLPAAKEAA, translated from the coding sequence ATGAATTTTTTCGCCCAGTTACGTCCGCAAAACACCGACCAGCGCTTGTTTATGGCGTTTGTGGCTGTGGTGCTTGTGGCCGGGGTGGGCGTTGCTGCCTCGGATTCGCTGAGTTGGCTGGCGTTGCCGGCCGCTATCCTAGGCATAGCCGTGCTCCTCATTGACTGGCGCTGGGTGTTTTACATGCTACTGGGCACGCTGGCTTTCTCGTACGAAGTGCAGTTGCCCGGCGGCTTAAGCATGGATGTACCGTCTGAGCCCTTGATGCTACTCATGCTGCTGTGCTTTGTGGTGAATGTGCTGCTAGGCCGGAGCAATGTACCTCGCCAACTCTGGCGCCACCCTATTGTGGTGCTGATGGGGCTGTCGTTGCTATGGTCTATGGTGTCCACGGGAGCGTCTGTGAATACGCTTAAGTCTATTAAGTACTTGTTGGCCAAAACCTGGTACATCGTGCCGTTTGTGTTTGTCACGCTCGATTTGGCGCGTAGCCCACGGACTATCTGGCGTATGGTGGCCTTTTATGCGGCAGGCGTGAGTGTCACTGTGGTGTACACCATGATACGGCACGCCCCCCTCGGTTTCACCTTCGATACCATCAACACGGCCATCAAGCCCTTCTACCACAACCACGTACTGTACGCGGCCACGGCGGCCTTGCTGGCTCCTTATGCTCTTTTTGCCGCTCGCAGTGCCACCAGCCAGCGCAGCCGTCGGCTATGGCACGTGGCGTTTTTCTTGGCGGTAGCAGGCGTGTCTGTTTCGTATACCCGGGCCTCCGTGCTGGCGCTGGTAGTAGCCGTGCCGTACTTCTGGGTGATTCGCTGGCGCCTTACCCGCCTTGCTCTGATCGGCAGCACCATTGCTACCCTACTGGGAGCCAATTATTTCGTAACGGGCAACACGTACATGCTCTACGCGCCCGACTTCGAGAAAACCATCTTCTACGGCGACAATTTCCAGAAGCACCTGGAGGCTACCTACAACCTGGAAGATTTGTCGGGCATGGAGCGGGTGTACCGGTGGGTAGCCGCCGCCCACATGATTGTGGAGAAGCCCATCCTTGGGAGTGGCCCTTCCACTTTTTATCCCGAGTACAAGCGCTATACCGTCACTAGTTTTCGCACCTACGTCAGTGGTAACCCCGAGAAGTCTACCACGCACAACTACTTTTTGTTGCAGCTAGCCGAGCAGGGTATACCAGGCTTCCTTTTGTTTATAACGCTGGTTTTCACTACGCTTCTACTAATTGAGCGCCTCTATCACCGTTCCCGTTCTGAAGAGCACCGCAACCTAGTGATGGCCGCTGGCCTGGCGTTTGTAGTAATCGTTTTTCACTTGTTGCTCAACGAGTTGATTGAGGTAGATAAGATTGGTTCTTTCTACTACTTTTCGTTGGCCGTGCTGATGCGTGTACAGGCTTGGCAGGACGAAGAGGAAAGCCAGCTTCCTGCTGCCAAGGAAGCAGCGTAG
- a CDS encoding GumC domain-containing protein, with the protein MSSTSYSLLGLWPVINRWKSLVLGAVVLALVVSTVVALLLPNIYKSTAVFYPTNPQTTDPDRIVTEGGKLELGGRREDLDRVITIGESQPVAERIIQRFKLHEHYNTGPVGDDRADQAALDEFASNLRIVHNDRDAIELAFEDTDKVLAARIANALVQSIDSVNQQLTLINRRNILELYAQRRRFLEREYQATYDSLVAGRRRYGIYGLTMESRYLAKEIIETEQELRTAEGEGSSKAAGLRRALRGLTKTDGGNAFNLESYTAGFDKMTTLYARFVDLQTRLITARSTYETARLGISGKISSIYVVQEAYPATKKSKPVRWLVVVSAVLTTFALSVVFITLLELYRGNLSMGRGK; encoded by the coding sequence ATGTCATCCACCTCTTATTCTCTTCTAGGCCTTTGGCCGGTTATTAATCGTTGGAAATCTTTGGTATTGGGGGCCGTAGTGTTGGCCTTGGTGGTCAGTACCGTAGTGGCCTTGCTACTGCCCAACATCTACAAGTCAACCGCTGTCTTCTATCCTACCAACCCCCAGACCACTGACCCTGACCGCATTGTAACGGAAGGAGGCAAACTGGAGCTGGGAGGCCGTAGAGAAGACTTGGACCGGGTAATTACCATTGGCGAATCACAGCCGGTAGCCGAACGCATTATACAGCGTTTCAAGCTGCACGAGCATTATAATACGGGACCCGTCGGCGACGACAGAGCAGATCAGGCCGCCCTCGATGAATTTGCCAGCAACCTGCGCATTGTCCACAACGACCGGGATGCTATTGAGCTGGCGTTTGAAGACACAGACAAGGTACTAGCTGCCCGTATTGCCAACGCCTTGGTACAGAGCATCGACTCAGTGAACCAGCAGCTGACCCTGATCAACCGGCGCAACATACTGGAACTGTATGCACAGCGGCGGCGCTTCCTGGAGCGCGAATACCAGGCCACCTACGACAGCTTGGTGGCCGGCCGGCGCCGTTATGGCATCTATGGCCTCACCATGGAGTCGCGCTATTTGGCCAAGGAAATCATTGAAACCGAGCAGGAGCTACGCACCGCCGAAGGCGAAGGCAGCAGCAAGGCGGCCGGCTTACGCCGCGCCTTACGCGGCCTTACCAAAACCGATGGTGGCAATGCATTCAACCTAGAAAGCTACACGGCCGGCTTCGACAAGATGACCACGCTTTATGCACGCTTCGTCGATTTGCAGACTCGCCTGATTACTGCTCGGAGCACCTACGAAACGGCCCGACTTGGTATCAGCGGCAAGATTTCCAGCATCTACGTGGTACAGGAAGCCTATCCGGCCACCAAGAAATCCAAGCCGGTACGCTGGCTCGTGGTAGTGTCGGCAGTGCTGACCACATTTGCGCTTTCGGTTGTCTTCATTACCCTGTTGGAACTCTACCGCGGCAACCTGAGCATGGGAAGAGGTAAGTAA
- a CDS encoding oligosaccharide flippase family protein — MHSLSLTSAPIKRFFGNISLVVLLNLLVKPGWVLVENLVQDRLGHHVFGTFASMLTLASVMAAISDLGTTQFTTKRVAAAPDFLNEHFPTLVPLKGMLSVLFLGIVVGIGWVIGYRGHSLTILALTVVGMLLAQYTLFLRGVLQANQRFNTDALLSVLEKFLLLGLVLGLIPIGITLDNYVAARSIAIGFTFVVLYALIIRLYGRVKVQLRWEQARTLLKASLPLALITLVYGLNERIDILMLERLVSSEEASYYNAAYRLGDIVMMYLWTVLPLFFAKFAYATTRPEEQRDLLWFGQRIVTVPMLLVCAFVLFRGEVLFWQFTHSTPEEISRMVLCVKILFGSVLVHAFFAIYSTLLTSTNHEKAVSWLVVASTALNVALNLLLLPRLGAVAGAINTLVCAVFVSIGYLWLVHRRTGVPVPWGWISRLAVAFGLLCAVWYGLQTGLALHWLPESVLASVAFVGILFLSGVVRIAELRKLLKVRQ; from the coding sequence TTGCACTCCCTTTCTCTCACGTCTGCGCCTATCAAACGCTTTTTCGGAAATATTAGCTTAGTCGTACTGCTTAACCTGCTGGTGAAACCCGGTTGGGTGCTGGTCGAGAACCTGGTGCAGGATCGGCTGGGGCACCACGTATTCGGTACGTTTGCCAGCATGCTTACCCTGGCTAGTGTGATGGCAGCCATATCGGACTTGGGCACTACGCAGTTCACCACCAAGCGCGTAGCAGCGGCGCCCGATTTCTTAAACGAGCACTTTCCAACCCTGGTCCCACTGAAGGGCATGTTGTCGGTGCTGTTCTTGGGAATAGTGGTTGGCATCGGATGGGTGATAGGCTACCGTGGGCACTCGCTCACAATACTGGCACTCACCGTGGTAGGGATGCTGTTGGCGCAATACACGTTGTTTCTGCGGGGGGTTCTGCAAGCAAATCAGCGCTTTAACACGGATGCGCTGCTATCTGTGCTGGAGAAATTTCTGCTGCTCGGGCTAGTGCTTGGCCTTATTCCAATTGGCATTACGCTCGACAACTACGTGGCAGCCCGCTCTATTGCCATTGGATTCACGTTTGTGGTGTTGTACGCGCTGATAATCAGGCTGTATGGCCGGGTGAAGGTGCAGTTGCGGTGGGAGCAGGCCCGAACTTTACTGAAAGCCAGTTTACCGCTGGCGCTTATCACCCTGGTGTATGGCCTCAACGAGCGGATTGATATCTTGATGTTGGAGCGGTTGGTGTCGAGTGAAGAAGCCAGCTATTATAATGCGGCCTATCGTTTGGGCGACATCGTTATGATGTATCTCTGGACAGTCTTGCCGCTGTTTTTTGCCAAGTTCGCCTACGCTACCACTCGCCCTGAGGAGCAACGTGACTTGCTCTGGTTTGGGCAGCGCATCGTGACGGTGCCCATGCTGCTGGTGTGCGCGTTTGTTTTGTTTCGAGGTGAAGTGCTGTTCTGGCAATTCACCCACAGCACGCCGGAGGAAATCAGCCGGATGGTATTGTGCGTGAAGATCCTGTTTGGTAGCGTGCTGGTTCATGCGTTTTTCGCCATCTATAGCACCTTACTCACCAGCACCAACCACGAGAAAGCAGTGAGCTGGTTGGTCGTGGCCAGCACCGCGCTAAACGTGGCACTCAACCTGCTGCTGCTGCCACGGCTAGGGGCCGTGGCGGGCGCTATCAATACGCTGGTGTGTGCAGTGTTTGTGTCAATAGGCTATTTGTGGCTGGTGCACCGGCGCACGGGCGTGCCAGTGCCTTGGGGCTGGATCAGTCGGTTGGCTGTGGCGTTTGGCTTGCTTTGCGCGGTGTGGTATGGGCTACAAACCGGCTTGGCGTTGCACTGGCTGCCAGAGTCGGTACTAGCGAGCGTGGCCTTTGTTGGTATATTGTTCCTAAGCGGAGTAGTGCGCATTGCCGAGCTTCGCAAGCTGCTAAAGGTGAGGCAGTGA
- a CDS encoding glycosyltransferase family 4 protein — MDIAVNTRFLLPGGQLEGIGRFTFETVKRIVTAHPEHTFHFLFDRAFDARYLFAPNVVPHVLFPPARHPFLWVAWFEGAVAWWLQRHRPAVFLSTDGYSTLFTSVPRVTVMHDLAFEHYPEHMSVLEHTYYQFFAPRFARASEQLLAVSEATKQDIVQTYGVPASAIGIVHNAANNLFRPLPPAEQVATRERFAAGKPYFLFVGALHPRKNLSNLLRAFDEFKQHTNSPAKLLVVGRTAWKAGPMFDVYQQMQHRRDVHLTGRVSEEELVQLYAAAFATVYVPYFEGFGIPIIEAQACASPVITSNLSSMPEVAGDAALLVDPLNPVAIAAGLLRLWQEPLLREQLIEKGLLNTQRFSWDKSAAALWQAIASVAGR; from the coding sequence TTGGACATAGCCGTTAACACTCGCTTTCTGCTCCCTGGCGGCCAACTGGAAGGAATTGGGCGCTTTACGTTTGAAACGGTGAAGCGAATTGTGACGGCGCATCCCGAGCATACGTTTCATTTCCTGTTCGACAGGGCTTTTGACGCGCGCTACTTGTTTGCGCCGAACGTGGTGCCCCACGTGTTGTTTCCGCCCGCCCGGCATCCCTTTTTGTGGGTGGCCTGGTTTGAAGGAGCCGTGGCGTGGTGGTTGCAGCGTCATCGGCCCGCCGTATTCTTAAGCACCGATGGTTACTCCACGCTATTTACAAGCGTGCCACGCGTAACAGTGATGCACGATCTGGCCTTCGAACATTATCCCGAGCACATGAGTGTGCTCGAGCACACCTACTACCAGTTTTTCGCCCCACGCTTTGCGCGGGCTTCCGAGCAGTTGCTGGCCGTTTCGGAGGCTACCAAGCAAGACATTGTGCAGACCTACGGCGTGCCTGCTTCGGCCATTGGCATCGTGCACAATGCGGCCAACAATCTTTTTCGGCCTTTGCCGCCGGCCGAGCAAGTAGCCACCCGGGAGCGGTTTGCGGCGGGCAAGCCGTATTTCCTTTTCGTGGGGGCCTTGCATCCGCGCAAGAACCTGTCGAACCTGCTGCGGGCATTCGACGAGTTCAAGCAGCACACCAATTCGCCGGCCAAGCTGCTGGTCGTCGGGCGTACGGCCTGGAAAGCGGGGCCCATGTTCGATGTGTACCAGCAGATGCAGCACCGGCGCGACGTACACCTCACGGGTCGCGTTTCAGAGGAGGAACTGGTGCAGCTATATGCCGCCGCTTTTGCCACCGTCTACGTGCCGTACTTCGAAGGTTTCGGGATTCCCATTATCGAGGCGCAAGCGTGTGCTTCACCCGTTATTACTTCCAACTTAAGCTCTATGCCCGAGGTGGCTGGCGATGCCGCGCTGCTAGTAGATCCGCTGAACCCGGTGGCTATTGCGGCGGGGCTGTTGCGCCTGTGGCAAGAGCCATTGCTGCGAGAACAACTCATAGAAAAAGGGCTGCTGAACACGCAGCGGTTTTCGTGGGACAAAAGCGCGGCCGCCTTGTGGCAGGCAATTGCTTCCGTAGCTGGAAGATGA
- a CDS encoding polysaccharide deacetylase family protein — MRLHRLPKFLQRLLPHTEWRGPVPAGSKPLYLTFDDGPIPVQTPFVLEELARYQARATFFCVGENLERHAEVAQQTLAAGHRLGNHTYHHVSGWSLPPAGYVAEVQQCQQALEALSGTSDSRPLLRPPYGRITRAQAATLHANYRLIMWDVLTYDYDAAYPASTCLRAALAHTRPGSIVVFHDSHKAQRNLRAVLPQYLATCAAQGYSFEVL, encoded by the coding sequence ATGCGTCTGCACCGGCTGCCAAAATTTCTGCAACGCCTGCTGCCTCATACCGAGTGGCGCGGCCCCGTGCCAGCGGGCAGCAAGCCGCTGTACCTCACGTTCGATGATGGCCCAATTCCGGTGCAAACGCCCTTCGTGCTGGAAGAGCTGGCGCGCTATCAGGCACGAGCTACTTTTTTTTGCGTGGGCGAAAACCTGGAGCGTCACGCCGAGGTAGCCCAACAAACTCTGGCGGCTGGGCACCGCCTTGGCAACCATACCTACCACCACGTCAGCGGCTGGAGCCTGCCGCCGGCCGGGTATGTGGCGGAAGTGCAGCAGTGCCAGCAGGCCCTGGAAGCCCTCAGTGGCACTTCAGACAGCCGCCCGCTGCTGCGCCCGCCCTACGGACGCATCACCCGGGCACAAGCGGCAACGCTGCACGCCAACTATCGGCTGATTATGTGGGACGTGCTGACGTACGATTATGATGCTGCCTATCCGGCCTCTACGTGTTTGCGCGCCGCGCTGGCCCATACCCGGCCCGGTTCTATTGTTGTTTTTCATGACAGCCACAAGGCACAGCGCAACTTGCGGGCGGTGCTGCCGCAGTACCTAGCAACCTGCGCAGCTCAGGGCTATTCATTTGAAGTGCTGTAA
- a CDS encoding glycosyltransferase, whose protein sequence is MLVLLLLLAGWFLILAASTLLFATRSGSQPHPLPTPLPRVSVLIAARNEEATIVRCLTAIRQLDYPAQLLEVLLGDDASTDATSAVAIRVMQGFAGSFRVLPIQETLGQARGKANVLAHLTKAATTDFFFITDADIAVPRTWIQGLLAHTAPQVGTITGLTLVEGPRIFHQLQGLDWLMSLGLVQAVSDLGQPVTAMGNNMLITRTAYEATGGYEQLPFSVTEDYELFRATIRLGFDYRIIFRPEVLAISLPMRTLGNLLHQRRRWTRGMESLPWWLRVGLLYYAGFYPMLVVLAWLAGPAVAGLVLAIKIVLQGALASVSFRRAGRRPPLWLMPLFELYSFVLTFTLTTFRLLPLSFEWKGRRYK, encoded by the coding sequence TTGCTTGTTCTTCTGCTCTTACTAGCTGGCTGGTTTCTGATTCTGGCAGCTTCCACGCTGCTGTTTGCAACCCGCTCCGGTAGCCAGCCCCATCCGCTGCCGACGCCGCTGCCCCGCGTCAGTGTGCTGATTGCGGCCCGCAACGAGGAAGCCACCATTGTCCGGTGCCTGACCGCCATCCGTCAGCTCGACTACCCGGCCCAGTTGCTGGAAGTGCTGCTCGGCGATGATGCTTCTACTGATGCCACCAGCGCCGTGGCAATTCGCGTCATGCAGGGGTTTGCGGGCAGCTTTCGTGTGCTGCCTATTCAGGAAACCTTGGGGCAGGCCCGCGGCAAAGCCAACGTACTGGCGCACCTCACTAAGGCCGCTACCACCGACTTCTTCTTTATCACCGACGCCGATATTGCCGTGCCCCGCACCTGGATCCAGGGCCTGCTCGCGCATACCGCACCCCAGGTGGGCACCATCACCGGCCTGACCCTGGTAGAAGGGCCGCGTATCTTCCACCAGCTCCAGGGCCTCGATTGGTTGATGTCGTTGGGGCTGGTGCAGGCGGTATCTGATCTGGGGCAGCCGGTAACGGCCATGGGCAATAACATGCTGATTACGCGCACCGCCTATGAGGCCACCGGTGGCTACGAACAATTGCCGTTTTCAGTCACCGAAGACTACGAGCTGTTTCGGGCGACCATCCGTCTGGGTTTCGATTACCGCATTATTTTCCGGCCCGAGGTGCTGGCCATTTCCTTGCCCATGCGTACCCTCGGTAACCTGCTGCATCAGCGTCGCCGCTGGACCCGGGGCATGGAGAGTCTGCCGTGGTGGCTGCGCGTGGGGTTGCTGTATTATGCCGGATTCTACCCCATGCTAGTGGTGCTGGCTTGGTTGGCGGGTCCCGCCGTGGCCGGGCTGGTGCTGGCAATCAAAATAGTGCTGCAAGGCGCACTGGCTTCTGTGAGCTTCCGCCGGGCGGGCCGCCGCCCCCCACTGTGGCTGATGCCGCTCTTCGAACTGTATTCCTTTGTTTTAACGTTTACGCTGACCACGTTCCGGCTGCTGCCGCTGTCTTTCGAATGGAAAGGCCGGCGCTACAAGTAA